One Nyctibius grandis isolate bNycGra1 chromosome 26, bNycGra1.pri, whole genome shotgun sequence DNA window includes the following coding sequences:
- the LOC137673958 gene encoding feather keratin 1-like: MPQRPPQPEAETSTIAEVGYFSLEVSLLENYSPCAVIVCLGRCRSSIKAAPSPHSLIHSSRLHLLENKVQLYSQNMSCYNTCLPCQPCGPTPLANSCNEPCVRQCQDSTVVIQPSPVVVTLPGPILSSFPQNTAVGSSTSAAVGSILSSEGVPINSGGFGLGGLGLCGIGSGYCGRRCFPC; the protein is encoded by the exons ATGCCCCAAAGGCCTCCTCAGCCTGAAGCAGAAACCAGCACCATTGCAGAG GTCggatatttttctttggagGTGAGTCTGCTGGAAAATTACAGCCCCTGTGCAGTGATTGTGTGCCTGGGGCGGTGCAGAAGCAGTATAAAAGCGGCCCCTTCGCCTCACTCTCTCATCCACTCCTCTCGCCTCCATCTCCTTGAGAACAAG GTGCAACTCTACTCCCAAAACATGTCCTGCTACAACACATGCCTGCCATGCCAGCCCTGCGGCCCCACCCCGCTGGCCAACAGCTGCAAtgagccctgtgtcaggcagtgccaggACTCCACCGTTGTCATCCAGCCCTCCCCTGTGGTGGTGACCCTGCCTggacccatcctcagctccttcccacagaacacCGCCGTGGGAtcctccacctctgctgctgttggcagcatccTCAGCTCTGAGGGAGTGCCCATCAACTCTGGGGGCTTTGGCCTCGGGGGCCTTGGCCTCTGTGGCATTGGCAGCGGCTACTGTGGCAGGAGGTGCTTCCCCTGCTAA
- the LOC137673586 gene encoding feather keratin 1-like codes for MSCYNACLPCQPCGPTPLANSCNEPCVRQCQDSTVVIQPSPVVVTLPGPILSSFPQNTAVGSSTSAAVGSILSSEGVPINSGGFGLGGLGLCGIGSGYCGRRCFPC; via the coding sequence ATGTCCTGCTACAACGCGTGCCTGCCATGCCAGCCCTGCGGCCCGACCCCGCTGGCCAACAGCTGCAAtgagccctgtgtcaggcagtgccaggACTCCACCGTTGTCATCCAGCCCTCCCCTGTGGTGGTGACCCTGCCCggccccatcctcagctccttcccacagaacacCGCCGTGGGAtcctccacctctgctgctgttggcagcatccTCAGCTCTGAGGGAGTGCCCATCAACTCTGGGGGCTTTGGTCTCGGGGGCCTTGGCCTCTGTGGCATTGGCAGCGGCTACTGTGGCAGGAGGTGCTTCCCCTGCTAA
- the LOC137673959 gene encoding feather keratin 1-like — MPQRPPQPEAETSTIAEVGYFSLEVSLLENYSPCAVTVCLGRCRSSIKAAPSPHSLIHSSRLHLLENKVQLYSQNMSCYNTCLPCQPCGPTPLANSCNEPCVRQCQDSTVVIQPSPVVVTLPGPILSSFPQNTAVGSSTSAAVGSILSSEGVPINSGGFGLGGLGLCGIGSGYCGRRCFPC; from the exons ATGCCCCAAAGGCCTCCTCAGCCTGAAGCAGAAACCAGCACCATTGCAGAG GTCggatatttttctttggagGTGAGTCTGCTGGAAAATTACAGCCCATGTGCAGTGACTGTGTGCCTGGGGCGGTGCAGGAGCAGTATAAAAGCGGCCCCTTCTCCTCACTCTCTCATCCACTCCTCTCGCCTCCATCTCCTTGAGAACAAG GTGCAACTCTACTCCCAAAACATGTCCTGCTACAACACATGCCTGCCATGCCAGCCCTGCGGCCCCACCCCGCTGGCCAACAGCTGCAAtgagccctgtgtcaggcagtgccaggACTCCACCGTTGTCATCCAGCCCTCCCCTGTGGTGGTGACCCTGCCCggacccatcctcagctccttcccacagaacacCGCCGTGGGAtcctccacctctgctgctgttggcagcatccTCAGCTCTGAGGGAGTGCCCATCAACTCTGGGGGCTTTGGCCTCGGGGGCCTTGGCCTCTGTGGCATTGGCAGCGGCTACTGTGGCAGGAGGTGCTTCCCCTGCTAA